Proteins from a genomic interval of Sandaracinaceae bacterium:
- a CDS encoding alkaline phosphatase family protein — MSGVAELADRRADPRRVARWMALVACVCAALGPLAAERLLATADRETEGGPLLRALASDAAPTGPPGRVVVLLVDGLRRDEAARLPAWRRLAPESVTGTVALDEPTLSRPYYHALFTGVPQDASGVRSNRFGSRARHDSVMDRVRAAGGEVTVVAEGLDWMRRMHGPAGGSDARDALQGELAARGSPGLLVVHVVSTDRTAHEEGIRAASHRDALALTDAVLSRLARIEGATLVVTSDHGHLDEGGHGGLEPIVARAPLLVRAPGLAPSRLDAPVRAPALAPMLSHWLGVARPRSATEAPPVALVGGAGEDEWYRRATALVVTHRALERARLSRMHRWILPPLAFALFALIGPIKRGFGLDRAVPVAMVLWPALLLGLHVAMGRPLSLSAIDARPDHVARVLFLGAGAALLAIALALPLARGALRLRLARVAATVGWSQLAVTLLALAWVGFALGPWPLSPLERYLPLLLAGASAAALPVVAVSLYASAWGSGAR, encoded by the coding sequence GTGAGCGGCGTCGCGGAGCTCGCCGATCGGCGGGCCGACCCGCGGCGCGTCGCGCGCTGGATGGCGCTCGTCGCGTGCGTGTGTGCGGCGCTCGGCCCCCTCGCCGCGGAGCGGCTGCTGGCGACGGCGGATCGAGAGACGGAGGGCGGGCCGCTGCTCCGCGCGCTCGCCTCGGACGCCGCTCCGACCGGGCCGCCGGGCAGGGTGGTCGTCTTGCTCGTCGACGGATTGCGCCGTGACGAGGCGGCGCGCCTGCCCGCGTGGCGACGCCTGGCGCCGGAGTCGGTCACGGGGACGGTCGCGCTGGACGAGCCGACCCTCAGCCGGCCCTACTACCATGCGCTCTTCACGGGGGTCCCGCAGGACGCGTCCGGGGTGCGCAGCAACCGCTTCGGGTCGCGCGCGCGGCACGACTCGGTGATGGACCGGGTCCGCGCGGCGGGCGGCGAGGTGACGGTGGTCGCCGAGGGGCTCGACTGGATGCGGCGCATGCACGGGCCGGCCGGCGGCTCGGACGCCCGAGACGCGCTCCAGGGAGAGCTCGCGGCGCGCGGATCGCCGGGGCTGCTGGTGGTGCACGTCGTGTCGACGGACCGGACCGCGCACGAGGAGGGGATCCGCGCGGCGTCGCATCGAGACGCGCTGGCGCTGACGGACGCGGTGCTGTCCAGGCTGGCCCGGATCGAAGGCGCGACGCTGGTCGTGACGAGCGATCACGGGCACCTCGACGAGGGCGGCCACGGCGGCCTCGAGCCCATCGTCGCGCGCGCCCCGCTCCTGGTTCGCGCGCCCGGGCTGGCTCCTTCGCGGCTCGACGCGCCGGTCCGCGCGCCCGCGCTCGCGCCCATGCTGTCCCACTGGCTCGGCGTGGCGCGTCCGCGGTCCGCCACCGAAGCGCCGCCCGTCGCGCTCGTGGGCGGCGCCGGGGAGGACGAGTGGTACCGGCGGGCCACCGCGCTCGTCGTCACGCACCGCGCGCTCGAGCGCGCCCGCCTCTCGCGCATGCACCGCTGGATCCTGCCGCCGCTCGCCTTCGCGCTCTTCGCGTTGATCGGGCCCATCAAGCGAGGCTTCGGCCTGGACCGCGCAGTACCCGTTGCGATGGTTCTGTGGCCGGCGCTGCTCCTCGGGCTGCACGTCGCGATGGGGCGCCCGCTCTCGCTCTCGGCGATCGACGCGCGTCCGGATCACGTGGCGCGCGTGCTCTTCCTCGGCGCGGGCGCCGCCTTGCTCGCGATCGCCCTCGCGCTCCCGCTCGCGCGTGGGGCGTTGCGGCTTCGTCTCGCGCGCGTGGCCGCGACGGTGGGCTGGAGCCAGCTCGCCGTGACGCTGCTCGCGCTGGCCTGGGTCGGGTTCGCGTTGGGGCCGTGGCCGCTCAGCCCGCTCGAGCGCTATCTGCCCCTGCTCCTCGCGGGCGCGAGCGCCGCCGCGCTGCCCGTCGTCGCGGTTTCGCTCTACGCGTCGGCGTGGGGGAGCGGCGCGCGGTAG
- a CDS encoding bifunctional salicylyl-CoA 5-hydroxylase/oxidoreductase, protein MRIQILGGGPGGLYAAILLKLREPSHDIHVIERNAPDDTFGWGVVFSDETLGNLEEADPVVYGRITESFAYWDSIDIHYRDACVRSGGHGFCGMSRKRLLQILQERARDLGVELTFRTEVEDLERLKAEADLLICADGVNSKARALWADHFEPSVEPRKSPYIWFGSPASFEAFTFSFRDNDHGIFQIHAYQFEAETSTVIVETDEETWKRAGLDTASTEESIAYCEQLFAAELGGAPLLANRSSWIRFQTVKCARWHFENVVLLGDAAHTAHFSVGSGTKLAMEDSIALADALGAHADLEAALDAYEADRGEWVGRTQKAAQQSLEWFEDVGRYWHFEPIPFAFSLLTRSRRITHENLRLRDEAFVEQADRWYLEHVGQPTPPEGVKPRSPMFTPFALRDMQLDNRVVVSPMCQYSAVDGVPSDWHMVHLGSRAIGGAGLVFAEMTNVAPEARISPGCTGLWNETQRDAWKRIVDFTHANSRAKIAMQLGHAGRKGSTKLLWEGMDEPLEQGNWEIVGPSPIPYGPRSQTPRPMTRADMDRVCEQFVRATKLAEEAGFDLLEIHFAHGYLLSSFLTPVSNQRDDGYGGSLHNRMRFPLEVFDACRAVWPKDRPMSVRISATDWVEGGFDSDDSLVVAAALKERGCDIIDVSSGQTTPDAQPIYGRCYQTPFADRIRNVVGIPTLTVGNITSHDQVNTILLAGRADLVALARPHLRDPYFTLRAAEELEEHGVTYPPQYQAAKPRRR, encoded by the coding sequence TTGCGCATCCAGATCCTCGGTGGCGGACCCGGCGGGCTCTACGCGGCCATCCTGCTCAAGCTGCGGGAGCCGTCGCACGACATCCACGTCATCGAGCGCAACGCGCCCGACGACACCTTCGGGTGGGGCGTGGTCTTCAGCGACGAGACGCTCGGCAACCTCGAGGAGGCGGACCCGGTCGTCTATGGCCGCATCACCGAGTCGTTCGCCTACTGGGACTCCATCGACATCCACTACCGCGACGCGTGCGTCCGCAGCGGTGGCCACGGCTTCTGCGGCATGTCCCGGAAGCGCCTCCTCCAGATCCTTCAAGAGCGGGCGAGAGACCTCGGCGTCGAGCTCACGTTTCGGACCGAGGTGGAGGACCTCGAGCGGCTGAAGGCGGAGGCCGATCTCCTGATCTGCGCCGACGGGGTCAACAGCAAGGCCCGCGCGCTGTGGGCCGATCACTTCGAGCCCAGCGTGGAGCCGCGCAAGAGCCCTTACATCTGGTTCGGCTCGCCCGCGAGCTTCGAGGCGTTCACGTTCAGCTTCCGCGACAACGACCACGGCATCTTCCAGATCCACGCCTATCAGTTCGAGGCGGAGACGAGCACGGTCATCGTCGAGACCGACGAGGAGACCTGGAAGCGAGCCGGCCTCGACACGGCGAGCACCGAGGAGAGCATCGCCTACTGCGAGCAGCTCTTCGCGGCGGAGCTGGGTGGGGCGCCGCTGCTCGCGAACCGCTCGAGCTGGATCCGCTTCCAGACCGTGAAGTGCGCGCGCTGGCACTTCGAGAACGTGGTCCTGCTCGGCGACGCCGCCCACACCGCGCACTTCTCCGTGGGCTCGGGCACCAAGCTGGCGATGGAGGACTCGATCGCGCTCGCGGACGCTCTGGGCGCGCACGCGGATCTCGAGGCGGCCCTGGACGCCTACGAGGCGGACCGCGGCGAGTGGGTCGGCCGAACGCAGAAGGCGGCCCAGCAGAGCCTCGAGTGGTTCGAGGACGTGGGGCGCTACTGGCACTTCGAGCCGATCCCGTTCGCCTTCAGCCTCCTCACTCGCTCGCGACGTATTACGCATGAAAACCTGCGGTTGCGCGACGAGGCGTTCGTGGAGCAGGCGGACCGCTGGTACCTCGAGCACGTGGGGCAGCCGACGCCTCCCGAGGGGGTCAAGCCGCGCAGCCCCATGTTCACGCCCTTCGCCCTGCGCGACATGCAGCTCGACAACCGCGTCGTGGTCTCTCCCATGTGTCAGTACAGCGCCGTCGACGGCGTGCCGAGCGACTGGCACATGGTGCACCTCGGCTCGCGGGCGATCGGCGGGGCTGGCCTCGTCTTCGCCGAGATGACCAACGTGGCCCCCGAGGCGCGCATCAGCCCCGGGTGCACGGGCCTCTGGAACGAAACGCAGCGCGACGCGTGGAAGCGCATCGTGGACTTCACGCACGCCAACAGCCGCGCGAAGATCGCCATGCAGCTCGGCCACGCCGGGCGCAAGGGCTCCACCAAGCTGCTCTGGGAGGGCATGGACGAGCCGCTCGAGCAGGGGAACTGGGAGATCGTCGGGCCGTCGCCCATTCCCTACGGGCCGCGCAGCCAGACGCCGCGGCCGATGACGCGCGCCGACATGGACCGCGTCTGCGAGCAGTTCGTGCGCGCGACGAAGCTGGCGGAGGAGGCGGGCTTCGACCTGCTGGAGATTCACTTCGCGCACGGCTACTTGCTCTCGAGCTTCCTGACGCCGGTGAGCAACCAGCGGGACGACGGCTACGGGGGCAGCCTCCACAACCGCATGCGTTTCCCGCTCGAGGTGTTCGACGCCTGCCGCGCGGTGTGGCCCAAGGACCGGCCGATGAGCGTGCGCATCAGCGCCACGGACTGGGTGGAGGGGGGCTTCGACTCGGACGACTCGCTGGTCGTGGCCGCGGCGCTGAAGGAGCGAGGCTGCGACATCATCGATGTCTCGTCGGGGCAGACCACGCCGGACGCCCAGCCGATCTACGGGCGCTGCTACCAGACGCCCTTCGCGGATCGGATCCGCAACGTCGTCGGCATCCCCACGCTGACGGTGGGCAACATCACGAGCCACGATCAGGTCAACACGATCCTGCTCGCGGGGCGCGCGGATCTCGTCGCGCTGGCGAGGCCGCACCTCCGTGATCCGTACTTCACGCTGCGGGCGGCGGAGGAGCTCGAGGAGCACGGCGTGACCTACCCGCCGCAGTACCAGGCGGCCAAGCCGCGTCGGCGGTGA
- a CDS encoding SDR family oxidoreductase: MSVFKDDILAGKVAFVTGGGSGICKGITRAFMAHGADAAIVGRKADRLEAAAKELSEETGRRCIATPADVRDPQAVEAALDAAIDQLGKVDLVVNGAAGNFLCPAATLSYNAFKTVLDIDTVGTWNVTRAAFERGLRDNGGVILNISATLHYAATPLQTHASAAKAAVDSLTKSLALEWGSMGIRVNAIAPGPIDDTEGMTRLAPPDMKAKLEKAIPLGRFGRVEDIANAALFLASDAASYVHGEIFVVDGGAWLPGMGAAFSMG, translated from the coding sequence ATGAGCGTGTTCAAGGACGACATCCTGGCCGGCAAGGTCGCCTTCGTGACGGGCGGCGGCTCGGGCATCTGCAAGGGCATCACCCGCGCGTTCATGGCGCACGGCGCGGACGCGGCGATCGTGGGGCGCAAGGCCGACCGCCTCGAGGCGGCCGCGAAGGAGCTGAGCGAGGAGACGGGCCGACGCTGCATCGCGACCCCGGCCGACGTGCGCGACCCGCAGGCGGTCGAGGCCGCGCTCGACGCCGCCATCGACCAGCTCGGCAAGGTCGACCTCGTCGTCAACGGCGCGGCCGGCAACTTCCTCTGTCCTGCCGCCACGCTCTCCTACAACGCGTTCAAGACCGTGCTCGACATCGACACGGTCGGCACGTGGAACGTGACCCGCGCCGCCTTCGAGCGGGGGCTGCGCGACAACGGCGGCGTGATCCTGAACATCTCCGCGACGCTGCACTACGCGGCGACGCCGCTCCAGACACACGCGTCCGCGGCCAAGGCGGCGGTGGACTCGCTGACCAAGAGCCTCGCGCTCGAGTGGGGCTCGATGGGGATCCGCGTCAACGCCATCGCGCCCGGGCCCATCGACGACACCGAGGGCATGACGCGCCTCGCGCCGCCGGACATGAAGGCGAAGCTCGAGAAGGCGATCCCGCTCGGGCGCTTCGGGCGGGTCGAGGACATCGCCAACGCGGCGCTGTTCCTGGCCAGCGACGCGGCGAGCTACGTGCACGGGGAGATCTTCGTGGTCGACGGAGGCGCCTGGCTCCCGGGCATGGGCGCCGCGTTCTCCATGGGCTGA
- a CDS encoding metallophosphoesterase yields MLRFSTDPAVAERQMDALVFSLTTFGYIDGDFDEAEKGLILDTIRGLVERRVDTGMPDATPEVRADLVARFTKHFHEKFERIDAKVEELFHEPVAKDESRDDFVHAKLKQRCFELFQGFDRDNQEALLESVDELIRADGELHPAELKFRAELAALLETPVEMELLEDISEGPRASVSAPVTVRAEADHPFFQQFEFHYSADPAKIEKQVAADLALVDRMIDTLERRAKAGAGRLGGAKTVGELERGASFLDGHTHVLMPKDGEAHELTVLGDLHGCYSCLKAGVMQARFFEKLEAWKKDPDNHPNPKLVLLGDYIDRGIFSLNGVLRTVMEMATRAPDHVYVLRGNHEYYIEYQGQVYGGVKPAEAINSLKPHLPVDVFRRYMALFDVLPNVLLFDQTLFVHAGIPRDRVIKERWQDLSTLNDPDVRFQMMWSDPSAADVIPAALQEQTARFPFGKLQFASFMRRIGCTTLVRGHEKVEEGFRRIYDDDAGLLITLFSAGGRDNRDLPPRSSYRGVTPMGMTLHRARDGETTITPFALDWESFNDPARNAFHKQPPEIAHRVE; encoded by the coding sequence ATGCTCCGCTTCAGCACCGATCCGGCCGTGGCCGAACGCCAGATGGACGCGCTCGTCTTCTCTTTGACCACCTTCGGCTACATCGACGGCGACTTCGACGAGGCCGAGAAGGGGCTGATCCTCGACACGATCCGCGGGCTGGTGGAGCGCCGCGTGGACACCGGCATGCCCGACGCCACGCCCGAGGTCCGCGCCGATCTGGTGGCGCGCTTCACCAAGCACTTCCACGAGAAGTTCGAGCGCATCGACGCGAAGGTCGAGGAGCTCTTCCACGAGCCCGTGGCCAAGGACGAGAGCCGCGACGACTTCGTGCACGCGAAGCTCAAGCAGCGCTGCTTCGAGCTGTTCCAGGGCTTCGACCGGGACAACCAGGAGGCCCTGCTCGAGAGCGTCGACGAGCTGATCCGCGCGGACGGAGAGCTGCACCCGGCGGAGCTGAAGTTCCGGGCGGAGCTCGCCGCGTTGCTCGAGACCCCGGTGGAGATGGAGCTGCTCGAGGACATCTCGGAGGGGCCGCGCGCGTCGGTCTCCGCGCCCGTCACCGTGCGGGCGGAGGCGGACCACCCGTTCTTCCAGCAGTTCGAGTTCCACTACAGCGCCGACCCGGCCAAGATCGAAAAACAGGTGGCGGCGGATCTCGCGCTGGTCGACCGCATGATCGACACCCTCGAGCGGCGGGCGAAGGCGGGGGCGGGGCGGCTCGGCGGCGCCAAGACGGTCGGCGAGCTGGAGCGGGGCGCCTCGTTCCTCGACGGACACACGCACGTGCTCATGCCGAAGGACGGCGAGGCGCACGAGCTGACGGTGCTCGGCGACCTGCACGGCTGCTACAGCTGCCTGAAGGCCGGGGTCATGCAGGCGCGCTTCTTCGAGAAGCTGGAGGCCTGGAAGAAGGACCCCGACAACCACCCCAACCCGAAGCTGGTCCTGCTCGGCGACTACATCGACCGCGGCATCTTCAGCCTGAACGGCGTGCTGCGGACCGTGATGGAGATGGCCACTCGCGCCCCCGACCACGTCTACGTGCTCCGCGGCAACCACGAGTACTACATCGAGTACCAGGGGCAGGTGTACGGCGGGGTGAAGCCGGCCGAGGCGATCAACTCGCTGAAGCCGCACCTCCCCGTCGACGTGTTCCGACGCTACATGGCGCTCTTCGACGTGCTGCCCAACGTGCTGCTCTTCGACCAGACCCTCTTCGTGCACGCCGGCATCCCGCGCGACCGGGTCATCAAGGAGCGCTGGCAGGATCTGTCCACCCTCAACGACCCCGACGTCCGCTTCCAGATGATGTGGAGCGACCCGAGCGCGGCCGACGTGATCCCGGCCGCCCTGCAGGAGCAGACGGCGCGCTTCCCCTTCGGCAAGCTGCAGTTCGCGTCCTTCATGCGCCGCATCGGCTGCACGACGCTGGTGCGCGGCCACGAGAAGGTCGAGGAGGGGTTCCGCCGCATCTACGACGACGACGCCGGCCTGCTCATCACCCTCTTCAGCGCGGGCGGCCGCGACAACCGCGATCTACCCCCGCGGAGCAGCTATCGCGGCGTGACCCCGATGGGCATGACCCTGCACCGCGCCCGGGACGGCGAGACCACGATCACGCCCTTCGCGCTGGACTGGGAGAGCTTCAACGACCCGGCGCGGAACGCCTTCCACAAGCAGCCGCCCGAGATCGCGCACCGCGTGGAGTAG
- a CDS encoding NAD(P)/FAD-dependent oxidoreductase, producing the protein MHEVDVVIVGAGAVGLACAAAIARAGREVVVLDREGGPGRETTSRNSGVIHAGLYYPTGSLMAETCVEGRSLLYARCARDGVAHRKTEKLVVATEPGDEAALEPLLEVGTRNGAGALSLIDGAAITRLEPRVVARCALRSPESGIVDVHGLCQSYVAEAQAFGASFAYHTEVVGFAPRGDGYQVDTRRGDARFSVRAGAVVNAAGLASDRVAAMAGVDVDARGWRIRPCKGDYFAIAPRLGRLCQRLVYPLPTAAGLGVHVTMDLGGAFRAGPDTEYLDTEYLDASDPSPPRYDVDPSKAARFGAALRRYLPEVRDEDLSPDYAGVRPKLYGPGEAKRDFVLEETPARVVHLVGIESPGITASEALARRVLARL; encoded by the coding sequence GTGCACGAGGTCGACGTCGTCATCGTGGGAGCCGGCGCGGTCGGGCTCGCCTGCGCCGCGGCGATCGCGCGGGCCGGCCGCGAGGTGGTGGTCCTCGACCGCGAGGGCGGGCCGGGCCGCGAGACCACGAGCCGCAACAGCGGGGTGATCCACGCGGGCCTCTACTACCCGACGGGCTCCCTGATGGCGGAGACGTGCGTCGAGGGTCGCTCGCTCCTCTACGCGCGCTGCGCGCGGGACGGCGTGGCGCACCGCAAGACCGAGAAGCTCGTGGTCGCCACCGAGCCCGGGGACGAGGCCGCGCTCGAACCCCTCCTCGAGGTGGGCACCCGCAACGGAGCCGGCGCGCTGAGCCTGATCGACGGCGCGGCCATCACGCGCCTCGAGCCGCGCGTGGTCGCGCGCTGCGCGCTTCGCTCCCCGGAGTCCGGGATCGTCGACGTGCACGGCCTCTGCCAGAGCTACGTGGCCGAGGCGCAGGCCTTCGGGGCGAGCTTCGCGTACCACACCGAGGTCGTCGGCTTCGCGCCGCGCGGCGACGGCTACCAGGTGGACACGCGCCGCGGTGACGCCCGCTTCTCGGTGCGGGCGGGCGCGGTCGTCAACGCGGCCGGGCTCGCCTCGGATCGGGTCGCGGCGATGGCGGGCGTGGACGTGGACGCGCGCGGGTGGCGCATCCGCCCCTGCAAGGGCGACTACTTCGCGATCGCGCCCCGGCTCGGCCGGCTCTGCCAGCGCCTGGTCTACCCGCTCCCCACGGCGGCCGGCCTCGGCGTGCACGTGACGATGGACCTCGGAGGGGCCTTCCGCGCGGGGCCCGACACCGAGTATCTCGACACCGAGTATCTCGACGCGAGCGATCCGAGCCCGCCGCGCTACGACGTCGACCCGAGCAAGGCGGCGCGCTTCGGGGCCGCGCTGCGCCGCTACCTGCCCGAAGTGCGCGACGAGGATCTCTCGCCGGACTACGCGGGCGTGCGACCGAAGCTCTACGGCCCCGGAGAAGCCAAGCGGGACTTCGTGCTCGAGGAGACGCCCGCGCGGGTCGTGCACCTCGTCGGCATCGAGTCTCCGGGCATCACCGCGTCCGAGGCGCTCGCGCGGCGCGTGCTCGCGCGGCTCTGA
- a CDS encoding metallophosphoesterase, whose product MSEAPPSVDEAAEYAAEQAELFKGSHRALWRRFRRQPIELRQFAGPEEHVQMVDHLRVAHLTDMHFGRVTPERVQREAIRMTNAQAPDLVVITGDFVCHSQMYLEQLTSVLSELQAPTIGVLGNHDYWSGADEVHRALRKAGVEILKNRNTVITLRHERLQIVGLDDAYTGHADRWEAVKGLRKDLPTVGLSHIAEEADWLWNHDVPLVLAGHTHAGQVTLARLHELAVGKLAGHKYVHGLYGARQNGGPAKGALYVGAGIGAAVMPFRIGERGRREVALFELGLQIGSVDEHHEEQAPLPGRKPTQAQVEKRRAAVKKKAEKREKKRQKARKKT is encoded by the coding sequence TTGTCGGAGGCACCCCCCAGCGTCGATGAAGCGGCCGAGTACGCGGCCGAGCAAGCAGAGCTGTTCAAGGGGAGCCACCGGGCTCTGTGGCGGCGCTTCCGGCGCCAGCCGATCGAGCTCCGTCAGTTCGCCGGGCCGGAGGAGCACGTGCAGATGGTCGACCACCTCCGGGTGGCGCACCTGACGGACATGCACTTCGGGCGGGTCACCCCCGAGCGCGTGCAGCGCGAGGCGATCCGCATGACCAACGCGCAGGCGCCCGACCTCGTGGTCATCACGGGCGACTTCGTCTGCCACAGCCAGATGTATCTGGAGCAGCTGACGTCGGTGCTCTCGGAGCTCCAGGCCCCGACGATCGGCGTGCTCGGCAACCACGACTACTGGTCCGGCGCCGACGAGGTGCACCGCGCGCTCCGGAAGGCGGGCGTGGAGATCCTCAAGAACCGCAACACGGTGATCACGCTGCGGCACGAGCGGCTCCAGATCGTCGGTTTGGACGACGCCTACACCGGCCACGCGGATCGGTGGGAGGCGGTCAAGGGCCTGCGCAAGGACCTCCCGACGGTGGGGCTGAGCCACATCGCCGAGGAAGCCGACTGGCTCTGGAACCACGACGTGCCGCTCGTGCTCGCGGGCCACACGCACGCGGGGCAGGTCACGCTCGCGCGGCTGCACGAACTGGCGGTGGGCAAGCTCGCGGGACACAAGTACGTGCACGGCCTGTACGGGGCGCGCCAGAACGGCGGGCCGGCCAAGGGCGCGCTCTACGTCGGCGCGGGCATCGGGGCGGCGGTCATGCCCTTCCGCATCGGAGAGCGCGGTCGGCGCGAGGTGGCCTTGTTCGAGCTGGGGCTGCAGATCGGCTCGGTCGACGAGCACCACGAAGAGCAGGCCCCGCTGCCCGGGCGAAAGCCCACGCAGGCGCAGGTCGAGAAGCGCCGCGCGGCCGTGAAGAAGAAGGCCGAGAAGCGCGAGAAGAAGCGGCAGAAGGCCCGGAAGAAGACCTGA
- a CDS encoding cytochrome P450, with the protein MLTSLAAAVETVRSRGAHGRLPPGPPAPAAVQTALWIRKPISFIRRARARYGETFTMRLVGMPPFVSLSTPDAIKAVFTGPSDDLHAGEANAVLEPILGEHSVLLLDGPRHMRQRRLLLPPFHGQRMRQYGETMRDLTLASMATWPRGEVFSVHAHTQAITLDVILRTVFGMEDGAALAELRARLSELLEGVSNPLLLVPAFRVDLGPRTPGGRLRRCLEEVDRILFAQIRERRAEGRSDRQDVLSMLVEATDENGERMLEQELRDELMTLLLAGHETTATSLAWTLHRLIRHPEALARLQAELDEAFPDGEIDPDAVRELKWLDAVIKETLRLNPVVPLVGRGLQRPMEFGGVALPAGVVAVPNIYLTHRSPDIWPEPDRFDPSRFLDAKPSPYTFFPFGGGVRRCIGMAFALYEMQVVLATVLRHLTPEAAPGVDIRLVRRSVTFAPSDGMPVIIRPR; encoded by the coding sequence GTGCTCACCTCCCTCGCCGCCGCGGTCGAGACGGTGCGGTCTCGCGGCGCTCACGGGCGACTTCCGCCGGGCCCGCCCGCGCCGGCCGCCGTGCAGACCGCCCTCTGGATCCGCAAGCCCATCTCGTTCATCCGCCGCGCCCGCGCGCGCTACGGCGAGACGTTCACGATGCGGCTCGTCGGCATGCCGCCCTTCGTGTCGCTGTCGACGCCCGACGCGATCAAGGCGGTCTTCACCGGGCCGAGCGACGATCTCCACGCGGGCGAAGCCAACGCGGTGCTCGAGCCGATCCTCGGCGAGCACTCCGTGCTCCTGCTCGACGGGCCGCGCCACATGCGCCAGCGGCGGCTGCTGCTGCCGCCCTTCCACGGCCAGCGCATGCGCCAGTACGGCGAGACGATGCGCGATCTGACCCTCGCCTCGATGGCCACCTGGCCCCGGGGAGAGGTCTTCTCGGTTCACGCGCACACGCAGGCGATCACCCTCGACGTCATCCTGCGCACGGTCTTCGGCATGGAGGACGGCGCCGCGCTGGCTGAGCTGCGCGCCCGGCTCTCGGAGCTGCTCGAGGGCGTCTCGAACCCGCTCTTGCTCGTGCCCGCCTTTCGCGTCGACCTCGGCCCGCGCACCCCCGGCGGCCGCCTTCGCCGCTGCCTCGAGGAGGTCGACCGCATCCTCTTCGCCCAGATCCGCGAGCGCCGCGCGGAGGGTCGCTCCGACCGGCAAGACGTCCTGTCGATGCTCGTCGAGGCCACCGACGAGAACGGCGAGCGCATGCTCGAGCAGGAGCTGCGGGACGAGCTGATGACGCTGCTGCTCGCGGGGCACGAGACCACCGCGACCTCGCTCGCCTGGACCCTTCACCGCCTCATCCGGCACCCCGAGGCGCTCGCGCGGCTGCAGGCGGAGCTGGACGAGGCGTTCCCGGACGGCGAGATCGACCCGGACGCGGTGCGCGAGCTGAAGTGGCTCGACGCGGTCATCAAGGAGACGCTGCGCCTCAACCCCGTCGTGCCCTTGGTGGGACGCGGCCTGCAGCGCCCGATGGAGTTCGGCGGCGTCGCGCTCCCCGCCGGAGTCGTCGCGGTGCCGAACATCTACCTCACCCACCGCAGCCCCGACATCTGGCCCGAGCCGGATCGCTTCGACCCGAGCCGCTTCCTGGACGCGAAGCCGAGCCCCTACACCTTCTTCCCGTTCGGCGGCGGCGTCCGACGCTGCATCGGCATGGCCTTCGCCCTCTACGAGATGCAGGTCGTGCTCGCGACCGTGCTCCGACACCTCACCCCCGAGGCCGCGCCCGGCGTCGACATCCGCCTCGTCCGCCGGAGCGTCACCTTCGCCCCCTCGGACGGCATGCCCGTCATCATCCGGCCGCGCTAG